The genomic segment ATATGACTATCTTTGaggtcaaaatataattaaataaaaaatatacacccCAATATTCTGCCGGGTTAACTCAAGCCAACCAAGCTGTTGCTTGCTTCGAAGCAGACATCAAACGAGACGGCAATATAACGGTAACGTCAGTTCAAAGATCTCCGTTACCCCTAGCCACGCGCATCCCAATACAGTGTCCGTACAACCAAacaaatcatttcaaaatagctgccatttaaaaataaaaataaaaaatggttgacTGTAAGTGTAGCTTACACATGGGATACGTAATGTGCCGCACAAATTTGTTTAAACGATAGAAAAAACTATTAAGGCATTTAAGCATGttctaaaaaacaagaaaaatcataattattatctttaaaCCAAGTGTAATTATCGAgtctaaaaaacatataaagattGGTAAAAAACATGGCCCGAATAAAAAATCccaagacaatatttttttgttgtaaatatAGAGGTGGTGCAAGTCGGaccaaatgtttttttgaacttaaaaataaaatcaatgaaaaaaaaatttcatttcttaaacctgtggagtaaaaaaataaaaaaaacttttagatcaaaattgaattttcaaaaaatattaggaccataaaggttaaaaaaagaaagtaaaaggacgGAAATGAATATTTTGCCCAAATTCTATATTAGACATAagttttctttgtgttttacgCCTTGGTCCCttatcattgaatttttattttcttaacaaatcTTGACCCATTCATCATCAAATTGGACATGGAataatgcaattgaaaaaaaaaattaagaataaaattgaaaaatatatttcaatagaATTGTGGATTGTTACTATAAAAAGTTGatgcattttagtttttttctgtaatttgatttaattaatcattttggTCTTTCACCATTAAGTCAcacaaaagtaaattttttctcccttttttctaTAGATCTCATGGTCCAGGTTATCTTTAAGTTGTtcttaaattaaatctttttatatagttttagcCATTGGGtgttaaattgatttcattgttGTTAGATGGATTTTcaagtttgtttttcattaataaattctCAATTGCTGACCACTCTCTCAAATTACAACTTTTTAATTACTTGTGTCATAGTTTATGATTCGATTATGAAGGGATTGCCTTCAAAATATCAAACTACCTGTtccatttttaattataaaaaaaatcttaaaatcatctcattttcaatcaattacaatacttgtcaaaaaaataacaagagataaataaaacttaattattattattattatttattcaacAACACATTGATTAACAAAAATAAGGATTTAATGACAATTctgaagaaaatatatattttttaaaaggtaccttttgtttttcaatcttctaaatatattaaattgatgagcAAAGATGTTTAGTTTATCATAACAAAAACATACAAAGTATAAATAATTGTTCAAGAAAGCTAGAGGGCATacaattttaaatctataaacatgtaacaaaaaaaaaaactcaagagaaacatgttttcaatataaatataataaaagaatactATCATGTATACTATGCATATATTCAAACTTgcaattgatataaaattaaattcctaGCATAcgtactaataataaaaaaaaactatacttgaattaaaacaaataaatatacttAATTACTTGTTGAAGcactttaaaataatgaatattttattattgacaaTGAtgagtcttttatttttaaggttttattgCTCCTTACTTGTGCAATTAAGATGTTTACAATATACATCTCAAGATTCCAACAACACCACCTTGGTGTAGATACACTTCTAAACAAGTTCTTTGAACCAAAGATTATGTAATTCAAGTATCTCTAAATAAAATGAAGCTAAGCTCTAGATTTGGAAGGAAAACcaaagcataaaaagaaaagaaaacactaaaatacGAGGTAAGGAAGagtgtataaaaatataaaaaacattattttaaattattctttcaaccctctatttatagtgaattttgaaagatataatgttaaaaaattaattcaaaaccaATTCTCATCGTTCAACATTTCATTAACCACCATAAATCAAGAATTGCTTAAAATGCTTCTTGAAGAGATTGTCAACATTCATTGGTTGAACTTCACAAAACAATGGGCTGAAAAAAACCCCAAATCTAGGGCCGACCTAAAGCCCGAGCACGAGCTAGAACACGCATGTATGTATGGGTTTAAGCCAAAGCCTATTTTGCCTTGGGTGTTTTTTTGGtctaattttaacttttcaactGCCCACTTTATAAGcactataaaagttttttttctttccaatatagaattgagttttttaaaggGTTTTGAGTTTCACTAAAATATGGCAACTAAGAGTTCTTTAAGATCAATTTCTCATTTactcataatttgtttaaattaagttaatgtttaatattaaataacatataataaagattaaattctAACAAAATATTAACCTCAAAAGTGAGTGGATCTCATTTTTAATCTGGTCTTAGATATACCCACTAACcatgttttttagataaattttcAACAATCTCCAACATGAATGAAAATTGTCTAACCAATTTTAAAATGACTTGAAGATTTTTTAACAGATATTGATTTGGTAGATCATTAAACTAGGATAGGTAGCTTTTGGTTTTGAACCTTCCTTGATGAAATACTATTGGATTTATTCCAGTAAATAATGAACGAGATGTCCCGAAttattcggttttttttaaccaatacAATAATACTCATGTATTTCTCTACCTAGAAATTTCATTTGGTTCTCATTGTTATGTTTATTTTGGTCCTGAATAACTTTTAGATTAATAAGTGTTTTATAGAATTCAACTTTTAtcaaaattctcaaagaaaCGACTATATTTCTCACTTATATatgtgatattttattaagagtATCTTAATATACTTCACTTGGTGTTCTAAGATATAAAGTTTATTAAGAGCACAAGTTATCATTTATCACGCTACAATTAACACTTATTTCATCATATAAATAAgcaggaaaaaataattttatagtgcTGTCAAGAATTGTATGTGACCTAGTTTTCTATTTGAATCTATATCTTTGGATATCcaattaactaagtatagttACCATCATTATACTGTTTCATCTTCTAAGTCTGTAAGCTCATTCCACTCGATGAATTATATATAAGCTCTCTTAACAAATTCTTAGTAAACGAATCCATAATAATTTTTGACTTTATATagtcaatgaaaataatttattttgagagCAAGTGTTTAACGTTATTATATTTATGGTTAGTATGTCTAGACTTACTATTATTCATACTACTTTGTGCCATTTAAATTGTTGATTGACTGTTGTAATTGACACAAATAGCTAGAACTGGTTTTTGCCAATATGAAAtatcctttaaaattttttaaagtcaTTCGACTTCATCTTCAACTTTATTAAAAGTAATAAACTCTGATTCTATTATGTATCTTACAATACACAATTATTTAGAGGATTTCCATGACACAACTGCTTCACCAAGTGTGAAGACATATCAGCTAATGGATTTCAAGTTCTTAGTGTTAAGTATCCAATTGACATCACTATACCCTTCAAGTACCACCAGGTAACCAATATATATAGTGTATCTTATAGTCCAAGGTGCAccttaaatatttgaattctctttgtattgctttcTAATGATCTATAAGTTGATTACTTGTAAATTTACTTCGTTTGCTAACCAAGTAAGTAATAAGGTCTTGTGTAGTTCATAACATATATCAAGCtctcaattatataaaaatattttaatggttTATTCATTCCCCTTTATTTATGGACAGACAAACACTTATATCCATTAATATTTTCACAATGCTATTGTCACCTTTAGAAAATTTATCGAGAACTTTCTCAACATAATGAGATCAGGACAATACTAATCCATCAAATGtcctataaatttttattttgtagtgtAAATCTGCAAcacctaagttttttttatgtcaaatttgttggttaatattttcttagtagATTTGATCATATAAtcattattattcaaaataaacattccGTCAACATAGAGACATATAAtgacataatttttattcatttttttcacataaacataacttttgtttttaaataaaacaagtgagcatgcatatattatttatgttaaaaaatttatttttaagaaaaataaaatagaaaataataataataataataactattattattattattataaaatctattaatactatatttttaaatgatctaAAAAGGTGTTGCGAAAATCAATCCttgaaattttcaaattaattaatcatatatattttaaaagaataaacaagatgttgaggaaataaataatgatatccTATTAGTTATTCTTTATGGCCActctaaataaatagaaaaatataattagaataaagaaatattaaatgtaaatatttttattattttttatggggttataaattttacatgatctcttctctttgtatttatccttttttttttctgagtttcaagaaataactaataaaatatcattagttATTTAATGAACaccataaaattttcacaaatgTTGCAAAACTCAAtacttaaactttttttttcataaattaaggTCAATGTAGTTGCTTTATTTTGATGGTAATTAACAGTTTCCATGCTTGGAAAGCTTTTAAAGACAATTGTATAGCTTAAATTTTACAAAGTAATTTCACATGGGATCCTCgaattgataacaaaaaatttCGGAAGAAAAAACTACCCGCCATCAGTTAACTAACGGCAAAATCATTTCTATTCTTTTCCGTCAATCTAACGGCATCCATCTCTCACAAGTTAAAACTCTTAACTAGGGTTAGTTGGGTTAACgttacaaaacaaaacaaaagcagTCAGCAACAAATAGGAAATAGAGAACACAACAGAACAGAACAGTTAAAGCAACACAAAAGTCGCGTAATATAAGACGCGCGCAAAGCAGTTTTCATGTTGGAAACGGCGTTTTTATTGtctgaagagagagagagaaaaaagctGCTTTCAGTGAGAGAAAACAGAGAGATTCCTGTTTTTCTTAAGCtattaaggaagaagaaggtgGTTTTGTAACGGTTTAAAAGTGGGTTTTTTGCGTTACAGGTTCTTGGATCTCTCAAGTGTGAAATAAGTGAAAAGTTGGGGACTTTTTAACGGATTTTAAAGGGAAATAATTGTTGCAGTTATTGAGGGATTAAATTGTTGTGATTAAGTGTAGATAATGAGGGTTATTTAAGGTTTATAGAAAGAAGTTATACTTCGTgggtttgaatttattttttggaggGTCTTTTTTTGGTTGACTAACtttggctgctgctgctgcttggtgggttttaaaaaatgatggcTATGAATAGAGGAATAGGAggaggagggggaggggggTCGTTATCGCAGGGGAATAGTGAAGGTGAAGTGTGagacttctttttttcattttccgtTTGTTTCCCGggaattttttgagatttttttttccaggttgtGGAGGAGATGATCTGTATACGGAGTTATGGAAGGCATGTGCCGGTCCACTGGTGGATGTTCCCAAGCGAGGAGAAAGAGTGTTTTATTTTCCTCAAGGTCATATGGAACAGGTAAAGTTTGGGTTTTAAACTTTTTGTTGGTTGTTGAGCGAGTGATGGAGCAAATTAGTGTGGTTTAATTGGAAATTTTGAGTCTTCAATCGTTTCCATTTGTGGGTTTGTGCTATttctggttaaaaattaaatttttttctacttttgggTTTGTGTAGTTGGAGGCATCAACAAATCAGGAATTGAATCAGAGGGTTCCTTTGTTTAATCTGCCTTCAAAGATTCTCTGTCGTGTTATTCATACTCAGCTGCTGGTATATTTCGCTCCCTTATCTTAGTTTCCTTTACGTATTttctatttccttttatttttatgctttgtTGTTGAGAAAGTAGAGTATCAATCCATTTAATTGGGCTTTCATGAAAGTGATCATATTATGTAGCTGAACTCATTAGTTTAGATGCAAGGCATGTTTGACTTAGGTCTTAGTCATATTGATTTGTGCATTTTCTTGGTGACTGATTGAAATACTAAATTTAATGGTCAAAACGGTTGATTTGAGAACTTCTTGTTGATTTCTTTCTATTTGTCCAGGCAGAACAAGATACAGATGAGGTTTATGCACAGATTACTTTAATTCCTGAATCAGATGTAAGAAGTGATTAGTTATCTTTTCTAACTTCTAAAGTTTTAGTGTTCAGTTTGCAGAGATGTTGACAatcatttgttttgatttaactctagtggttttaaatttcattgaaacaCTGTAGCAAATTGAACCTACGAGTCCTGATTCAAGTTCATCTGAGCCTCCAAGACCTACAGTTCACTCCTTCTGCAAGGTGTTAACTGCCTCTGATACGAGCACCCATGGTGGATTTTCTGTTCTTCGTAAACATGCCACTGAATGCCTTCCTCCACTGGTAATATGCGTACGCTTGTGTGCTGTGCTAGTCTTGTTTTCTTCCTTTGGATCATATGTTGACTTCAGCTTTTTATATATGGATGTTTTGAAGGATATGACCCAACCAACCCCAACTCAGGAATTGGTTGCCAAGGATCTACATGGTTATGAATGGCGATTTAAGCATATTTTCAGAGGTAAAGGATTTCTATGTGCTTTCCATCTGTGCTTGTGGTGGTGATGTGTTATTCTCGAGTTTAGAGAGAAATTGATATCTCTCATTGGCTATGTCTTGGACCACTAGACTTACGGCACAAGTAATTGGttggtaaaaaacaaatcatcactcacatataataaaattaacaggTCAACCAAGGAGGCACTTGCTCACCACAGGGTGGAGTACATTTGTTACCTCCAAGAGATTAGTTGCTGGGGATTCATTTGTCTTCCTCAGGTATTCATTATGTTTTCAGATGTTGGTGTCTTGCCCTCCATAAAGTTAAACGGATGGAACTCTTATTTGTTTAACAATTGATTGTCCAGAGGGGAGAATGGGGAATTGCGTGTTGGGGTGAGGCGCGTTGCTTGCCAACAGAGCAGCATGCCATCATCTGTGATTTCCAGTCAGAGTATGCACCTTGGAGTTCTTGCAACAGCGTCTCATGCTGTTTCAACCCTAACTCTCTTTGTGGTATATTATAAGCCGAGGTATAATACATCTTCACAAGAAACTGTGCAAGCTTTTTTTATCAAAGCATCCTGCCAAATATGTTAGATtgctttatcttttctttctttcaataaattatttgtgtctttgtttaatttaaattatcagGACGAGCCAGTTCATCATAAGCCTGAACAAATATCTAGAGGCTGTTAGCAATAAGTTTGTAGTTGGGATGAGATTCAAGATGAGGTTTGAAGGTGAAGATTCTCCTGACAGAAGGTGGGACAATTACAGCAAATGGTTGCTTTAAGCATTTCCTTTATAATGTTGCAGCTCTATTGTAAATGCGCTATGAAATTTTTAGTGACTTACAATTCTGAAATTATTGATTGATAAGGTTTTCGGGCACGATTGTTGGGGTTGAAGATTTTTCTCCTCACTGGAACGATTCTAAATGGCGGTCATTGAAAGTAACAACTTCTAACCTTGATATTTTActctttatttgatattataagtGACACATTTAATTAATCTGTTACTTTGTCTTTTTACCAGGTTCAATGGGATGAACCTGCTCCTATTCCAAGACCCGATAGGGTTTCACCATGGGAGATAGAACCCTGTGTGGCTTCGGTACCACCAAATCTGTCTCAACCAGttgcacaaaaaaataaaaggccccGGCCTCCATTTGAAATTCCAGCTCTTGGTAAATAAGTGTTCTGTTTCTTCCTATCTTTTCAGCATTGAATAAGTTGGTCATTGCAATTTCTTACTGTTTTTGTTATTGGTTGCCCTCATAACGATCTAGATTTATCTTCAACTGCATCAACTCCTTGGAATTCTGGATTGACACAGTCCCATGATTTAACTCAACTGAGTGTTACCGGTGAAGGCAAAAGTTATGAAAATCACGTTATGTGGCATCAAAAACAGACTGATGTTAATGGCCATAGCAACTCTATGTCAAGGACTCAAACTGAAGGGGGCTGGTTAGCTTCTCCCCATGTTAATGTTTCTCAGCATCCGTTTCACGATGCCATGGAGGATAGCAAAAGTGTTTCCCCATGGCCTGTATTCTCAGGCTATTCAACTCCCATCTCATCCAAGTCAAAGAATGACCCAATCCCTGACCCATCTGATAAGGGGAGGAAATCTGAGGTGCCTACTAGTTATCGATTATTTGGCATTGATCTTGTAAATCATTCCTCAAGTTCAACTCCTATTGAAGTGCCTGCACAGCCGATGAGTATATGCAGTGGTGCCACTGAAGGACATGTTCTAGGTACCCTGTCTGCAGTTGATTCAGACCAAAAATCTGAAGTATCCAAGGAACAGAAACCAGAACAGTTACAGAAATCACCAAAAGAAATTCAGAGCAAGCAAAGTTC from the Populus nigra chromosome 1, ddPopNigr1.1, whole genome shotgun sequence genome contains:
- the LOC133679071 gene encoding auxin response factor 9-like, yielding MMAMNRGIGGGGGGGSLSQGNSEGCGGDDLYTELWKACAGPLVDVPKRGERVFYFPQGHMEQLEASTNQELNQRVPLFNLPSKILCRVIHTQLLAEQDTDEVYAQITLIPESDQIEPTSPDSSSSEPPRPTVHSFCKVLTASDTSTHGGFSVLRKHATECLPPLDMTQPTPTQELVAKDLHGYEWRFKHIFRGQPRRHLLTTGWSTFVTSKRLVAGDSFVFLRGENGELRVGVRRVACQQSSMPSSVISSQSMHLGVLATASHAVSTLTLFVVYYKPRTSQFIISLNKYLEAVSNKFVVGMRFKMRFEGEDSPDRRFSGTIVGVEDFSPHWNDSKWRSLKVQWDEPAPIPRPDRVSPWEIEPCVASVPPNLSQPVAQKNKRPRPPFEIPALDLSSTASTPWNSGLTQSHDLTQLSVTGEGKSYENHVMWHQKQTDVNGHSNSMSRTQTEGGWLASPHVNVSQHPFHDAMEDSKSVSPWPVFSGYSTPISSKSKNDPIPDPSDKGRKSEVPTSYRLFGIDLVNHSSSSTPIEVPAQPMSICSGATEGHVLGTLSAVDSDQKSEVSKEQKPEQLQKSPKEIQSKQSSTSTRSRTKVQMQGIAVGRAVDLTMLKGYSQLIDELEQLFDIKGQLHPRDKWEIVYTDDEGDMMLVGDDPWPEFCNMVRRIYICSSLDVKRMGPGSKLPMLPIKGEGTVLSSDSAEN